The proteins below are encoded in one region of Williamsoniiplasma luminosum:
- the dnaB gene encoding replicative DNA helicase: MENKMNNPVIDKEVENLNEAEEAILAIAMHSPNALPDIFSSLTVDDFFVSSHKLIFKAIVELNSNSKEISSITIVDELDNQKKLEQAGGVDSISEISDKFVTDADLESMISIVYRKSIARKFEQKLKNIEKERLTNPDLEEVINKAQTELLSLDLANNKNNVEVIGVTMDKVLKKMQELEKQTETLLGVPSGFRNLDEMTLGFQPGDLVILAARPSMGKTAFALNLAYNASISKKNNKKNSIAIFSIEMPKEQLTNRILSMSSQIDYKKLQKGKNISQFEWENIHKANDRLQTTKIFIDDTPGVTIQQIQSRLHKLKRDEDINLCVIDYLQLISTPGSNGTDRQNEISNISRQLKRIARDIGIPIICLSQLSRSVEKREDKRPMLSDLRDSGAIEQDADMVMFLYREEYYDTKKDFNDKKMQDTELIIAKHRNGPTGNVKLSFNMQFGKFIDLSN, encoded by the coding sequence ATGGAAAACAAAATGAATAATCCGGTAATAGATAAAGAAGTAGAAAATTTAAACGAAGCTGAAGAAGCGATTTTGGCGATTGCAATGCACTCGCCAAACGCTTTGCCAGATATTTTTTCATCACTAACTGTTGATGATTTTTTTGTGTCATCACACAAATTAATTTTCAAAGCGATCGTCGAATTAAATTCAAATTCTAAAGAAATTTCATCAATCACAATCGTTGATGAATTAGATAATCAAAAAAAATTAGAACAAGCTGGAGGAGTTGATTCAATTTCTGAAATTAGTGATAAATTTGTGACTGATGCTGATTTAGAATCAATGATTTCAATTGTTTATCGTAAATCAATTGCTCGTAAATTTGAACAAAAATTAAAAAATATTGAAAAAGAACGTTTAACCAATCCCGATCTTGAAGAAGTGATAAACAAAGCCCAAACCGAATTATTATCTTTAGACTTAGCAAACAACAAAAATAACGTTGAAGTAATTGGGGTAACAATGGACAAAGTTCTGAAAAAAATGCAAGAACTTGAAAAACAAACAGAAACATTATTAGGAGTACCTTCAGGGTTTCGTAATCTTGATGAAATGACCTTAGGATTTCAACCTGGTGACTTAGTAATCCTTGCTGCTCGTCCATCAATGGGAAAAACTGCGTTTGCCTTGAATTTGGCTTATAATGCCTCAATTTCTAAAAAGAATAATAAAAAGAACAGTATTGCAATTTTTTCAATTGAGATGCCAAAAGAACAATTGACAAATCGAATTCTGTCAATGTCATCTCAAATTGATTATAAAAAATTGCAAAAGGGAAAAAATATTTCTCAATTTGAGTGAGAAAACATTCATAAAGCCAATGACCGCTTACAAACAACAAAAATATTTATTGATGATACACCAGGGGTTACAATCCAACAAATCCAATCAAGATTACATAAATTAAAAAGAGATGAAGACATCAATTTATGTGTGATTGATTATTTACAATTGATCTCAACACCTGGTTCAAATGGAACTGATCGTCAAAACGAAATCTCTAATATCTCACGTCAATTAAAAAGAATTGCTCGTGATATTGGGATTCCGATTATTTGTTTATCACAATTATCACGTTCAGTGGAAAAACGTGAAGACAAAAGACCAATGCTGTCTGATCTTCGTGATTCTGGGGCGATTGAACAAGATGCCGACATGGTAATGTTTTTATATCGTGAAGAATACTACGATACTAAAAAAGATTTTAATGACAAAAAGATGCAAGATACGGAGCTAATTATTGCAAAACACCGTAACGGACCAACTGGAAATGTTAAATTATCATTTAACATGCAATTTGGTAAATTCATAGATTTAAGCAACTAA
- the rplI gene encoding 50S ribosomal protein L9 — translation MKVIFLQDVKGQGKKDEIKNVSDGYATNFLIPKGLVKLATQGSIKSLNTKIKIEKEEDALDKGETELLKKQLEELVLTFHLEVKNDKAFGQITDAQIVNILKEEHKIEVDKRKIKDHDSLKKVGSYQLEIKLHHSIIAKLKINIEPA, via the coding sequence ATGAAAGTTATATTTTTACAAGATGTCAAAGGACAAGGAAAAAAGGATGAAATCAAAAACGTATCTGACGGATACGCCACAAATTTCCTGATCCCAAAAGGGCTAGTTAAATTAGCAACCCAAGGATCAATCAAGTCTTTAAATACTAAAATCAAAATTGAAAAAGAAGAAGATGCTTTAGATAAAGGTGAAACTGAATTATTAAAAAAACAACTTGAAGAACTAGTTTTAACATTTCATCTTGAAGTTAAAAATGATAAAGCATTTGGTCAAATTACTGATGCTCAAATTGTCAACATTTTAAAAGAAGAACACAAAATCGAAGTTGATAAAAGAAAAATTAAAGACCACGATTCTTTAAAAAAAGTTGGTTCTTACCAACTAGAAATCAAATTACATCATTCGATAATTGCAAAATTAAAAATTAACATTGAACCAGCTTAA
- the rpsR gene encoding 30S ribosomal protein S18, with amino-acid sequence MKKIIKRRKKVNFFAKNNIKYIDYKDLELLKKFISGNGQILPRRVTGTSPKDQRVLALAIKRSRQMGLLPYIVE; translated from the coding sequence ATGAAAAAAATCATTAAAAGACGTAAAAAAGTTAATTTCTTTGCTAAAAACAATATTAAATATATCGATTATAAAGATCTAGAATTATTGAAAAAATTTATTTCAGGAAATGGACAAATTCTTCCAAGAAGAGTTACTGGAACATCTCCAAAAGATCAAAGAGTTTTAGCATTAGCAATTAAACGTTCACGTCAAATGGGATTATTACCATACATCGTTGAATAA